A stretch of Apis cerana isolate GH-2021 linkage group LG1, AcerK_1.0, whole genome shotgun sequence DNA encodes these proteins:
- the LOC107994903 gene encoding CDP-diacylglycerol--inositol 3-phosphatidyltransferase produces MTKSENIFLFVPNIIGYGRVILAIISFYFMTTNYIIASWCYIISALLDAIDGYAARYFNQGTKFGAMLDQLTDRIGTMCLLAALCTFYPSYSFWFQLSMAIDISCHWIYLHTSLLQGKTSHKFIDMSENPIMRLYYTNRKVLFFMCAGNEAFYAALYLLFFTEGPTFVGISLFRLVMYLSAPIAFIKAAISLLHGYISCINLSIIDLKERQEHSKLN; encoded by the exons atgacaaaatcagagaatattttcttatttgtgCCTAATATTattg GCTATGGCAGAGTGATTTTGGCTatcatatctttttatttcatgacaactaattatattattgcatcATGGTGTTATATTATAAGTGCACTATTAGATGCAATAGATGGTTATGCAGcaagatattttaatcaagGCACCAAATTTGGTGCTATGCTTGATCAATTAACTGATCGTATTGGTACCATGTGTCTTTTAGCTGCACTTTGTACATTTTATCCATCTTACTCATTTTGGTTTCAATTAAGTATGGCTATTGATATTAGTTGCCACTGGATATATTTGCATac gtcTCTTTTACAAGGAAAAACAagtcataaatttattgatatgtCTGAAAATCCAATTATGAGGCTGTATTACACTAATcgtaaagttttattttttatgtgtgCTGGTAATGAAGCCTTTTATGCTGCATTATATCTCCTTTTCTTTACTGAAGGACCTACTt ttgTTGGTATAAGTTTATTTAGATTGGTAATGTATCTCTCTGCTCCTATAGCATTTATTAAAGCTGCTATCTCATTGTTACATGGATATATTTCCTGTATCAATTTAAGCATTATTGATCTCAAGGAAAGACAGGAacattcaaaattgaattaa
- the LOC107994701 gene encoding leucine-rich repeat-containing protein 47 has product MTLDNSWHVIKTAAAENKHELVLSGPAISELIQKRGFDKSLFNLEHLNYLNITQTCLHEVSEEIEKLQNLTTLVLHSNEISKIPSTIGKLEKLKVLDCSRNKLTSLPDEIGKLPQLTTMNFSSNFLKSLPTQIDNVKLTVLDLSNNQFEDFPDVCYTELVHLSEIYVMGNQIKEIPTIINQLPSLKIINVANNRISVIPGEIGDCNKLKELQLKGNPLSDKRLLKLVDQCHNKQILEYVKLHCPKQDGSVNSNSKSKKGKKVQKLSESENNANVMDNLTHKMKILKMANDTPVIKVTKYVKNIRPYIAACIVRNMSFTEDSFKKFIQLQTKLHDGICEKRNAATIATHDLKLITTGDLTYTAKPPNELEIKPLMRNKVYTGSELFKQLQTEADNLRKEKKRNVYSGIHKYLYLLEGKPYFPCLLDASEQVISFPPITNSDITKMSINTQAILIEVTSASSYQICRNVLDQFLKELVTFGLGCVSEQENASNYHKLVIEQVKVVDMEGNMKLVYPSRADLNFAENFITVLRE; this is encoded by the exons atgacgCTCGATAATTCATGGCATGTAATCAAAACTGCAGCTGCAGAGAATAAACATGAATTAGTGTTGTCAGGTCCGGCAATTTCTGAATTGATTCAAAAAAGAGGCTTCGACAAGTCTTTATTTAACCTAGAgcatttgaattatttgaatattactcAAACATGTTTACACGAAGTGtcagaagaaattgaaaaattgcaaaatctaACAACATTGGTATTGCATTCGAATGAGATTTCGAAGATACCTAGCACAATCgggaaattagaaaaactaaAGGTTCTCGATTGCTCTAGGAACAAGTTGACGTCTTTACCAGATGAAATCGGTAAACTTCCACAATTAACAACCATGAACTTCagttcaaattttttgaaatcattaCCTACGCAAATTGATAATGTTAAGTTGACTGTTTTGGATCTTTCGAACAATCAGTTTGAAGATTTTCCTGATGTGTGCTATACAGAATTGGTTCATCTTTCTGAAATCTATGTCATGggaaatcaaataaaagaaattcctaCAATTATAAATCAGCTTCcatctctaaaaataataaatgtagcAAACAATAGAATTTCAG tCATTCCAGGTGAGATTGGTGATTGTAATAAACTCAAGGAACTTCAGTTAAAAGGAAATCCATTATCAgacaaaagattattaaaattagttgaTCAATgtcataataaacaaatattagaatatgtaaaattgCATTGTCCTAAACAAGATGGTTCtgttaattcaaattcaaaatcaaaaaaaggaaaaaaggtacaaaaattatcagaaagtgaaaataatgCTAATGTAATGGATAATTTGACacacaaaatgaaaatattaaaaatggcaAATGATACACCAGTAATTAAGGTTacaaaatatgtgaaaaatatcagACCTTACATTGCAGCTTGTATTGTTAGAAATATGAGCTTCACAGaagatagttttaaaaaatttattcaacttCAAACTAAATTACATGATGGCatatgtgaaaaaagaaatgcagCTACTATTGCTACacatgatttaaaattgattaccactg GAGATTTAACATATACAGCAAAACCACCAAATGAATTAGAAATCAAGCCATTAATGCGCAATAAAGTTTATACTGGTTCTGAACTATTCAAACAGTTACAAACTGAAGCTGATAAtttaaggaaagaaaaaaaacgcaaTGTATATTCTGGCattcataaatatctttatctatTAGAAGGTAAACCTTACTTTCCTTGTTTGTTAGATGCTTCAGAACAAGTGATATCATTTCCACCTATAACAAATAGtgatattacaaaaatgtCAATAAATACCCAAGCAATATTAATAGAAGTAACCAGTGCTTCATCTTATCAAATTTGCAG gaatgtattagatcaatttttaaaggaaCTAGTTACTTTTGGTTTAGGATGTGTCTCAGAACAAGAAAATGCttcaaattatcataaattagtCATAGAACAAGTAAAAGTGGTAGACATGGAAGGTAATATGAAATTAGTATATCCTTCAAGAgcagatttaaattttgcagaaaattttataacagtaTTACGCGAGTAA
- the LOC107994936 gene encoding zinc metalloproteinase nas-15-like isoform X1: MNCIYFISFSVLLVSVSAWPFRRRDVFDNAVDSPHGVIAHLQHFGEMLYRNPDNETGAIVANWHEGWDRNPEELGNYAEGDILFPPQLGKNGLKAEAARWPGGVVPYMISPYFDTAQRNLIYEAMNDYHKYTCIKFKPYTGEESDYIRITAGNTGCWSSVGRIGGKQDVNLQVPGCLLKKGTVIHELMHAIGFLHEQSRFERDEYVTIQWNNILRNHAGNFEKASKETTDAFGIGYDYGSVMHYSANAFSRNGQPTIVPKESGGLLSFIGEIFQGDSRVQLGQREGFSKRDIQKIRKMYKCNKRRRSSY, translated from the exons ATGAATTGTATATACTTTATCTCTTTTTCCGTTTTACTGGTTTCGGTATCAGCCTGGCCATTTCGTCGTCGAGACGTCTTCGACAATGCGGTGGACAGTCCTCACGGTGTGATCGCTCATCTACAACACTTTGGCGAAATGTTGTACCGGAATCCGGACAACGAAACTGGAGCCATTGTAGCGAATTGGCACGAGGGATGGGACCGCAACCCGGAAGAGTTGGGTAACTACGCGGAGGGTGATATTCTATTTCCGCCCCAGCTCGGCAAGAATGGACTTAAAGCGGAAGCTGCACGGTGGCCCGGTGGCGTGGTGCCGTATATGATTAGCCCTTATTTCG ACACCGCTCAGAGAAACTTGATTTACGAAGCAATGAACGATTACCACAAGTACACGTGCATTAAATTCAAACCTTATACCGGTGAGGAGAGCGATTATATCAGGATCACGGCTGGCAATACTGGTTGTTGGAGCAGCGTGGGAAGAATCGGTGGCAAACAAGACGTGAATCTTCAGGTTCCAGGATGTTTACTGAAGAAAGGTACTGTGATACACGAACTGATGCACGCCATTGGTTTCCTGCACGAGCAGAGCAGATTTGAACGGGACGAGTATGTCACGATTCAgtggaataatattttgcgCA atcatgccggaaattttgaaaaagccTCAAAGGAAACTACCGACGCGTTTGGGATTGGATACGATTATGGCAGCGTAATGCATTACTCCGCGAACGCGTTTTCCAGAAACGGACAACCCACCATAGTGCCAAAA GAATCGGGCGGCCTTCTAAGTTTTATTGGCGAAATATTCCAGGGTGATTCGAGAGTTCAACTGGGTCAGAGAGAAGGATTCAGCAAAAGAGACATacagaaaattcgaaaaatgtacaaatgCAACAAACGCAGACGGAGTAGCTATTGA
- the LOC107994936 gene encoding zinc metalloproteinase nas-13-like isoform X2: MNCIYFISFSVLLVSVSAWPFRRRDVFDNAVDSPHGVIAHLQHFGEMLYRNPDNETGAIVANWHEGWDRNPEELGNYAEGDILFPPQLGKNGLKAEAARWPGGVVPYMISPYFDTAQRNLIYEAMNDYHKYTCIKFKPYTGEESDYIRITAGNTGCWSSVGRIGGKQDVNLQVPGCLLKKGTVIHELMHAIGFLHEQSRFERDEYVTIQWNNILRNHAGNFEKASKETTDAFGIGYDYGSVMHYSANAFSRNGQPTIVPKGDSRVQLGQREGFSKRDIQKIRKMYKCNKRRRSSY, encoded by the exons ATGAATTGTATATACTTTATCTCTTTTTCCGTTTTACTGGTTTCGGTATCAGCCTGGCCATTTCGTCGTCGAGACGTCTTCGACAATGCGGTGGACAGTCCTCACGGTGTGATCGCTCATCTACAACACTTTGGCGAAATGTTGTACCGGAATCCGGACAACGAAACTGGAGCCATTGTAGCGAATTGGCACGAGGGATGGGACCGCAACCCGGAAGAGTTGGGTAACTACGCGGAGGGTGATATTCTATTTCCGCCCCAGCTCGGCAAGAATGGACTTAAAGCGGAAGCTGCACGGTGGCCCGGTGGCGTGGTGCCGTATATGATTAGCCCTTATTTCG ACACCGCTCAGAGAAACTTGATTTACGAAGCAATGAACGATTACCACAAGTACACGTGCATTAAATTCAAACCTTATACCGGTGAGGAGAGCGATTATATCAGGATCACGGCTGGCAATACTGGTTGTTGGAGCAGCGTGGGAAGAATCGGTGGCAAACAAGACGTGAATCTTCAGGTTCCAGGATGTTTACTGAAGAAAGGTACTGTGATACACGAACTGATGCACGCCATTGGTTTCCTGCACGAGCAGAGCAGATTTGAACGGGACGAGTATGTCACGATTCAgtggaataatattttgcgCA atcatgccggaaattttgaaaaagccTCAAAGGAAACTACCGACGCGTTTGGGATTGGATACGATTATGGCAGCGTAATGCATTACTCCGCGAACGCGTTTTCCAGAAACGGACAACCCACCATAGTGCCAAAA GGTGATTCGAGAGTTCAACTGGGTCAGAGAGAAGGATTCAGCAAAAGAGACATacagaaaattcgaaaaatgtacaaatgCAACAAACGCAGACGGAGTAGCTATTGA